The following proteins are co-located in the Cardiocondyla obscurior isolate alpha-2009 linkage group LG12, Cobs3.1, whole genome shotgun sequence genome:
- the Scm gene encoding polycomb protein Scm isoform X2: MSTHNKVRGPGRPPKSKNLACTWCGETKQPLKYVLPTQHGKKEFCSETCLSESRKTYARGTCVQCENVIRGTPFRLEQKTDQTRDFCSRFCLNVYQKKEAQVDTKKSNRDPSPVPSPAPSGLSSSNNVPSTQSYTSPNSHTTVSHPPSTSTGPFQYETYQTFDWDLYLKETNSTAASIECFKQHEIPPTNEFKINMKLEALDPRNLTSTCIATVVGVLGPRLRLRLDGSDNKNDFWRLVDSNEIHPIGHCEKSGGMLQPPLGFRMNASSWPMFLLKTLNGAEMAPAKVFKKEPKTPRSNLFKVGHKLEAIDKKNPQLICTATIGAVKDEMIHITFDGWRGAFDYWCRYDSRDIFPAGWCFKSGHPLQPPRQKCPNKFRSRSTGSNVMLVMAVSGSNTNTNNNSNNNNRESAVALVSPTGSNVPPQLATEPDTSTNTKPLENVTLYVNHKCYCGPYFDFRKVKAMPAQFGTGPMTTVARDIFQAFLMAAMNPSQILGLLRNGEGGETINLSMGTLKKPAVVRLPVFLEEEDFYTYIRQQLEDLRACEYMLVRRKEPCIKCPNTPLQQPQSTNNEGANNIVGEKRRWSSESQQNLTSTQQQHVQQNTVQSTNNSTETHMPASKQARKSGPELEAATSTTQSETSGNRIPSTEPAEWTIEDVIHYIAITDPALGQHADLFRKHEIDGKALLLLNSDMMMKYMGLKLGPALKICNLVNRIKGRRHLLM, from the exons ATGTCGACGCATAACAAAGTGCGAG GTCCAGGACGACCGCCAAAGTCGAAGAATTTGGCGTGTACGTGGTGCGGAGAGACTAAACAGCCGCTCAAGTATGTTTTGCCCACGCAACACGGCAAGAAGGAATTTTGTTCAGAAACTTGTCTATCTGAATCTCGTAAAACTTACGCACGCGGTACCTGCGTTCAGTGCGAAAATGTGATCAGAGGTACACCTTTTAGACTAGAACAAAAAACTGATCAGACAAGGGATTTTTGCTCTAGGTTTTGTTTAAATGTATATCAGAAAAAGGAGGCACAAGTGGATACAAAGAAAA GTAACAGGGATCCATCTCCAGTTCCATCCCCTGCCCCATCTGGATTATCAAGCAGCAATAATGTACCGTCGACGCAATCTTACACAAGTCCAAATAGTCACACAACTGTATCTCATCCACCTTCAACATCTACTGGACCATTTCAATATGAAACCTATCAGACTTTTGATTGGGATCTCTATTTGAAGGAAACAAATAGCACAGCGGCGTCAATCGAGTGTTTTAAACAG CATGAAATTCCACCAACTAATGAATTTAAGATCAATATGAAATTAGAAGCGTTAGATCCACGAAATTTAACGTCAACTTGTATCGCTACGGTAGTTGGCGTCCTTGGCCCGCGGTTGAGATTAAGATTAGATGGCTCTGATAACAAAAATGATTTCTGGCGGCTGGTTGATAGTAATGAGATACATCCGATAGGCCACTGCGAAAAATCTGGTGGGATGCTTCAACCGCCGTTAGGCTTTCGTATGAATGCTTCGAGTTGGCCAATGTTCCTCCTTAAAACTTTAAACGGTGCCGAAATGGCACCAgctaaagtatttaaaaaagaaccaaAGACACCACGATCTAATTTGTTTAAAGTTGGACATAAGTTAGAGgcaattgacaaaaaaaatccACAACTTATATGTACCGCGACTATCGGTGCAGTTAAGGATGAGATGATACATATAACATTTGACGGTTGGCGCGGTGCTTTTGATTACTGGTGTCGTTATGACTCTCGAGATATTTTCCCTGCCGGCTGGTGTTTCAAAAGCGGACATCCATTGCAGCCACCAAgacaaaaat GTCCCAACAAATTTAGATCCAGGTCTACTGGATCTAACGTAATGTTAGTAATGGCAGTCTCAGGAAGCAATactaatactaataataatagtaacaaTAACAATAGAGAATCTGCAGTTGCATTAGTAAGTCCTACAGGCTCAAATGTACCACCACAGTTAGCCACAGAACCTGACACTAGCACAAATACCAAGCCGCTTGAAaacg TCACACTTTATGTCAATCATAAATGTTACTGTGGACCATATTTTGACTTTCGAAAAGTGAAAGCTATGCCAGCGCAATTTGGTACTGGTCCTATGACAACTGTTGCAAGAGATATTTTTCAAGCATTTTTAATGGCAGCCATGAATCCCAGCCAGATATTGGGCTTACTGAGAAATGGCGAAGGCGGCGAAACCATAAATTTGAGTATGGGAACTTTGAAAAAGCCTGCCGTTGTTAGATTACCTGTTTTCCTAGAAGAGGAAGATTTCTATACGTACATAAGACAGCAACTTGAAGATCTCCGTGCGTGTGAATATATGTTAGTTAGAAGGAAAGAACCCTGCATTAAATGTCCTAATACACCGCTACAACAACCGCAGTCTACTAATAATGAAGGAGCGAATAACATTGTAGGAGAGAAACGAAGATGGTCATCAGAAAGTCAGCAAAATTTAACGTCAACTCAACAACAACATGTACAACAAAATACTGTACAAAGTACAAATAATTCTACAGAAACACATATGCCTGCAAGCAAGCAAGCTCGCAAATCGGGTCCTG AGTTAGAAGCAGCGACGTCTACTACTCAATCTGAAACTTCGGGAAATCGTATTCCTTCTACTGAGCCGGCGGAATGGACTATTGAAGATGTAATACATTACATCGCTATTACAGATCCAGCGTTAGGACAGCATGCcgatttatttagaaaacat gaAATTGATGGCAAAGCTTTACTTCTTCTCAATAGTGACATGATGATGAAGTATATGGGACTGAAACTTGGGCCAGCACTTAAGATTTGTAATTTGGTAAACCGTATTAAAGGTAGAAGACATTTACTTATGTGA
- the Scm gene encoding polycomb protein Scm isoform X3 — MSTHNKVRGPGRPPKSKNLACTWCGETKQPLKYVLPTQHGKKEFCSETCLSESRKTYARGTCVQCENVIRGTPFRLEQKTDQTRDFCSRFCLNVYQKKEAQVDTKKSNRDPSPVPSPAPSGLSSSNNVPSTQSYTSPNSHTTVSHPPSTSTGPFQYETYQTFDWDLYLKETNSTAASIECFKQHEIPPTNEFKINMKLEALDPRNLTSTCIATVVGVLGPRLRLRLDGSDNKNDFWRLVDSNEIHPIGHCEKSGGMLQPPLGFRMNASSWPMFLLKTLNGAEMAPAKVFKKEPKTPRSNLFKVGHKLEAIDKKNPQLICTATIGAVKDEMIHITFDGWRGAFDYWCRYDSRDIFPAGWCFKSGHPLQPPRQKSGPNKFRSRSTGSNVMLVMAVSGSNTNTNNNSNNNNRESAVALVSPTGSNVPPQLATEPDTSTNTKPLENVTLYVNHKCYCGPYFDFRKVKAMPAQFGTGPMTTVARDIFQAFLMAAMNPSQILGLLRNGEGGETINLSMGTLKKPAVVRLPVFLEEEDFYTYIRQQLEDLRACEYMLVRRKEPCIKCPNTPLQQPQSTNNEGANNIVGEKRRWSSESQQNLTSTQQQHVQQNTVQSTNNSTETHMPASKQARKSGPELEAATSTTQSETSGNRIPSTEPAEWTIEDVIHYIAITDPALGQHADLFRKHEIDGKALLLLNSDMMMKYMGLKLGPALKICNLVNRIKDCRN, encoded by the exons ATGTCGACGCATAACAAAGTGCGAG GTCCAGGACGACCGCCAAAGTCGAAGAATTTGGCGTGTACGTGGTGCGGAGAGACTAAACAGCCGCTCAAGTATGTTTTGCCCACGCAACACGGCAAGAAGGAATTTTGTTCAGAAACTTGTCTATCTGAATCTCGTAAAACTTACGCACGCGGTACCTGCGTTCAGTGCGAAAATGTGATCAGAGGTACACCTTTTAGACTAGAACAAAAAACTGATCAGACAAGGGATTTTTGCTCTAGGTTTTGTTTAAATGTATATCAGAAAAAGGAGGCACAAGTGGATACAAAGAAAA GTAACAGGGATCCATCTCCAGTTCCATCCCCTGCCCCATCTGGATTATCAAGCAGCAATAATGTACCGTCGACGCAATCTTACACAAGTCCAAATAGTCACACAACTGTATCTCATCCACCTTCAACATCTACTGGACCATTTCAATATGAAACCTATCAGACTTTTGATTGGGATCTCTATTTGAAGGAAACAAATAGCACAGCGGCGTCAATCGAGTGTTTTAAACAG CATGAAATTCCACCAACTAATGAATTTAAGATCAATATGAAATTAGAAGCGTTAGATCCACGAAATTTAACGTCAACTTGTATCGCTACGGTAGTTGGCGTCCTTGGCCCGCGGTTGAGATTAAGATTAGATGGCTCTGATAACAAAAATGATTTCTGGCGGCTGGTTGATAGTAATGAGATACATCCGATAGGCCACTGCGAAAAATCTGGTGGGATGCTTCAACCGCCGTTAGGCTTTCGTATGAATGCTTCGAGTTGGCCAATGTTCCTCCTTAAAACTTTAAACGGTGCCGAAATGGCACCAgctaaagtatttaaaaaagaaccaaAGACACCACGATCTAATTTGTTTAAAGTTGGACATAAGTTAGAGgcaattgacaaaaaaaatccACAACTTATATGTACCGCGACTATCGGTGCAGTTAAGGATGAGATGATACATATAACATTTGACGGTTGGCGCGGTGCTTTTGATTACTGGTGTCGTTATGACTCTCGAGATATTTTCCCTGCCGGCTGGTGTTTCAAAAGCGGACATCCATTGCAGCCACCAAgacaaaaat CAGGTCCCAACAAATTTAGATCCAGGTCTACTGGATCTAACGTAATGTTAGTAATGGCAGTCTCAGGAAGCAATactaatactaataataatagtaacaaTAACAATAGAGAATCTGCAGTTGCATTAGTAAGTCCTACAGGCTCAAATGTACCACCACAGTTAGCCACAGAACCTGACACTAGCACAAATACCAAGCCGCTTGAAaacg TCACACTTTATGTCAATCATAAATGTTACTGTGGACCATATTTTGACTTTCGAAAAGTGAAAGCTATGCCAGCGCAATTTGGTACTGGTCCTATGACAACTGTTGCAAGAGATATTTTTCAAGCATTTTTAATGGCAGCCATGAATCCCAGCCAGATATTGGGCTTACTGAGAAATGGCGAAGGCGGCGAAACCATAAATTTGAGTATGGGAACTTTGAAAAAGCCTGCCGTTGTTAGATTACCTGTTTTCCTAGAAGAGGAAGATTTCTATACGTACATAAGACAGCAACTTGAAGATCTCCGTGCGTGTGAATATATGTTAGTTAGAAGGAAAGAACCCTGCATTAAATGTCCTAATACACCGCTACAACAACCGCAGTCTACTAATAATGAAGGAGCGAATAACATTGTAGGAGAGAAACGAAGATGGTCATCAGAAAGTCAGCAAAATTTAACGTCAACTCAACAACAACATGTACAACAAAATACTGTACAAAGTACAAATAATTCTACAGAAACACATATGCCTGCAAGCAAGCAAGCTCGCAAATCGGGTCCTG AGTTAGAAGCAGCGACGTCTACTACTCAATCTGAAACTTCGGGAAATCGTATTCCTTCTACTGAGCCGGCGGAATGGACTATTGAAGATGTAATACATTACATCGCTATTACAGATCCAGCGTTAGGACAGCATGCcgatttatttagaaaacat gaAATTGATGGCAAAGCTTTACTTCTTCTCAATAGTGACATGATGATGAAGTATATGGGACTGAAACTTGGGCCAGCACTTAAGATTTGTAATTTGGTAAACCGTATTAAAG attGTAGGAACTAA
- the LOC139106934 gene encoding thioredoxin domain-containing protein 9, producing MDAVLQQKVIQVANHVEQQLDAELEKLDNLDINDYEKIRMHRLNELKRMQKQKQDWLASGHGEYAELYDEKEFFEVSKKSENIVCLFYKDDSPRCKIVDHHFKILAKKHIEARFCKLNVERCPFLTERLRIKIIPTIALIVNNKTKDYIVGFTELGNCDDFSTETLQYRLAQSGVINYDDDLQTSETNKKSFMFKPSKPKTIKGRISDDSDDD from the exons ATGGACGCTGTACTACAACAAAAAGTCATACAAGTTGCGAATCATGTGGAGCAGCAGTTGGATGCGGAATTGGAAAAATTGGATAATTTAGATATCAATGATTATGAAAAAATACGTATGCACAGACTAAATGAGCTAAAACGTATGCAGAAACAAAAGCAGGACTGGCTGGCTTCg GGGCATGGAGAATATGCTGAGTTATATGATGAAAAAGAGTTTTTTGAAGTATCCAAAAAGTCTGAAAATATAGtttgtttattttacaagGATGATTCTCCTCGGTGCAAGATAGTGGATCATCATTTCAAGATTCTAGCAAAGAAACATATTGAAGCAAGAttctgtaaattaaatgttgaGAGATGCCCTTTTTTGACTG aaCGGTTacggattaaaattataccCACAATTGCACTAATTGTGAATAATAAAACCAAGGATTATATCGTGGGTTTTACTGAGCTGGGGAATTGTGATGATTTTTCTACAGAGACATTACAATACCGTCTTGCACAATCAGgcgtaataaattacgatGACGATTTGCAGACTTCAGAAACCAACAAAAAATCGTTTATGTTTAAACCGTCCAAACCCAAGACGATCAAAGGACGTATCTCAGATGACTCTGACGACGACTGA
- the Scm gene encoding polycomb protein Scm isoform X4, whose translation MSTHNKVRGPGRPPKSKNLACTWCGETKQPLKYVLPTQHGKKEFCSETCLSESRKTYARGTCVQCENVIRGNRDPSPVPSPAPSGLSSSNNVPSTQSYTSPNSHTTVSHPPSTSTGPFQYETYQTFDWDLYLKETNSTAASIECFKQHEIPPTNEFKINMKLEALDPRNLTSTCIATVVGVLGPRLRLRLDGSDNKNDFWRLVDSNEIHPIGHCEKSGGMLQPPLGFRMNASSWPMFLLKTLNGAEMAPAKVFKKEPKTPRSNLFKVGHKLEAIDKKNPQLICTATIGAVKDEMIHITFDGWRGAFDYWCRYDSRDIFPAGWCFKSGHPLQPPRQKSGPNKFRSRSTGSNVMLVMAVSGSNTNTNNNSNNNNRESAVALVSPTGSNVPPQLATEPDTSTNTKPLENVTLYVNHKCYCGPYFDFRKVKAMPAQFGTGPMTTVARDIFQAFLMAAMNPSQILGLLRNGEGGETINLSMGTLKKPAVVRLPVFLEEEDFYTYIRQQLEDLRACEYMLVRRKEPCIKCPNTPLQQPQSTNNEGANNIVGEKRRWSSESQQNLTSTQQQHVQQNTVQSTNNSTETHMPASKQARKSGPELEAATSTTQSETSGNRIPSTEPAEWTIEDVIHYIAITDPALGQHADLFRKHEIDGKALLLLNSDMMMKYMGLKLGPALKICNLVNRIKGRRHLLM comes from the exons ATGTCGACGCATAACAAAGTGCGAG GTCCAGGACGACCGCCAAAGTCGAAGAATTTGGCGTGTACGTGGTGCGGAGAGACTAAACAGCCGCTCAAGTATGTTTTGCCCACGCAACACGGCAAGAAGGAATTTTGTTCAGAAACTTGTCTATCTGAATCTCGTAAAACTTACGCACGCGGTACCTGCGTTCAGTGCGAAAATGTGATCAGAG GTAACAGGGATCCATCTCCAGTTCCATCCCCTGCCCCATCTGGATTATCAAGCAGCAATAATGTACCGTCGACGCAATCTTACACAAGTCCAAATAGTCACACAACTGTATCTCATCCACCTTCAACATCTACTGGACCATTTCAATATGAAACCTATCAGACTTTTGATTGGGATCTCTATTTGAAGGAAACAAATAGCACAGCGGCGTCAATCGAGTGTTTTAAACAG CATGAAATTCCACCAACTAATGAATTTAAGATCAATATGAAATTAGAAGCGTTAGATCCACGAAATTTAACGTCAACTTGTATCGCTACGGTAGTTGGCGTCCTTGGCCCGCGGTTGAGATTAAGATTAGATGGCTCTGATAACAAAAATGATTTCTGGCGGCTGGTTGATAGTAATGAGATACATCCGATAGGCCACTGCGAAAAATCTGGTGGGATGCTTCAACCGCCGTTAGGCTTTCGTATGAATGCTTCGAGTTGGCCAATGTTCCTCCTTAAAACTTTAAACGGTGCCGAAATGGCACCAgctaaagtatttaaaaaagaaccaaAGACACCACGATCTAATTTGTTTAAAGTTGGACATAAGTTAGAGgcaattgacaaaaaaaatccACAACTTATATGTACCGCGACTATCGGTGCAGTTAAGGATGAGATGATACATATAACATTTGACGGTTGGCGCGGTGCTTTTGATTACTGGTGTCGTTATGACTCTCGAGATATTTTCCCTGCCGGCTGGTGTTTCAAAAGCGGACATCCATTGCAGCCACCAAgacaaaaat CAGGTCCCAACAAATTTAGATCCAGGTCTACTGGATCTAACGTAATGTTAGTAATGGCAGTCTCAGGAAGCAATactaatactaataataatagtaacaaTAACAATAGAGAATCTGCAGTTGCATTAGTAAGTCCTACAGGCTCAAATGTACCACCACAGTTAGCCACAGAACCTGACACTAGCACAAATACCAAGCCGCTTGAAaacg TCACACTTTATGTCAATCATAAATGTTACTGTGGACCATATTTTGACTTTCGAAAAGTGAAAGCTATGCCAGCGCAATTTGGTACTGGTCCTATGACAACTGTTGCAAGAGATATTTTTCAAGCATTTTTAATGGCAGCCATGAATCCCAGCCAGATATTGGGCTTACTGAGAAATGGCGAAGGCGGCGAAACCATAAATTTGAGTATGGGAACTTTGAAAAAGCCTGCCGTTGTTAGATTACCTGTTTTCCTAGAAGAGGAAGATTTCTATACGTACATAAGACAGCAACTTGAAGATCTCCGTGCGTGTGAATATATGTTAGTTAGAAGGAAAGAACCCTGCATTAAATGTCCTAATACACCGCTACAACAACCGCAGTCTACTAATAATGAAGGAGCGAATAACATTGTAGGAGAGAAACGAAGATGGTCATCAGAAAGTCAGCAAAATTTAACGTCAACTCAACAACAACATGTACAACAAAATACTGTACAAAGTACAAATAATTCTACAGAAACACATATGCCTGCAAGCAAGCAAGCTCGCAAATCGGGTCCTG AGTTAGAAGCAGCGACGTCTACTACTCAATCTGAAACTTCGGGAAATCGTATTCCTTCTACTGAGCCGGCGGAATGGACTATTGAAGATGTAATACATTACATCGCTATTACAGATCCAGCGTTAGGACAGCATGCcgatttatttagaaaacat gaAATTGATGGCAAAGCTTTACTTCTTCTCAATAGTGACATGATGATGAAGTATATGGGACTGAAACTTGGGCCAGCACTTAAGATTTGTAATTTGGTAAACCGTATTAAAGGTAGAAGACATTTACTTATGTGA
- the Scm gene encoding polycomb protein Scm isoform X1 has translation MSTHNKVRGPGRPPKSKNLACTWCGETKQPLKYVLPTQHGKKEFCSETCLSESRKTYARGTCVQCENVIRGTPFRLEQKTDQTRDFCSRFCLNVYQKKEAQVDTKKSNRDPSPVPSPAPSGLSSSNNVPSTQSYTSPNSHTTVSHPPSTSTGPFQYETYQTFDWDLYLKETNSTAASIECFKQHEIPPTNEFKINMKLEALDPRNLTSTCIATVVGVLGPRLRLRLDGSDNKNDFWRLVDSNEIHPIGHCEKSGGMLQPPLGFRMNASSWPMFLLKTLNGAEMAPAKVFKKEPKTPRSNLFKVGHKLEAIDKKNPQLICTATIGAVKDEMIHITFDGWRGAFDYWCRYDSRDIFPAGWCFKSGHPLQPPRQKSGPNKFRSRSTGSNVMLVMAVSGSNTNTNNNSNNNNRESAVALVSPTGSNVPPQLATEPDTSTNTKPLENVTLYVNHKCYCGPYFDFRKVKAMPAQFGTGPMTTVARDIFQAFLMAAMNPSQILGLLRNGEGGETINLSMGTLKKPAVVRLPVFLEEEDFYTYIRQQLEDLRACEYMLVRRKEPCIKCPNTPLQQPQSTNNEGANNIVGEKRRWSSESQQNLTSTQQQHVQQNTVQSTNNSTETHMPASKQARKSGPELEAATSTTQSETSGNRIPSTEPAEWTIEDVIHYIAITDPALGQHADLFRKHEIDGKALLLLNSDMMMKYMGLKLGPALKICNLVNRIKGRRHLLM, from the exons ATGTCGACGCATAACAAAGTGCGAG GTCCAGGACGACCGCCAAAGTCGAAGAATTTGGCGTGTACGTGGTGCGGAGAGACTAAACAGCCGCTCAAGTATGTTTTGCCCACGCAACACGGCAAGAAGGAATTTTGTTCAGAAACTTGTCTATCTGAATCTCGTAAAACTTACGCACGCGGTACCTGCGTTCAGTGCGAAAATGTGATCAGAGGTACACCTTTTAGACTAGAACAAAAAACTGATCAGACAAGGGATTTTTGCTCTAGGTTTTGTTTAAATGTATATCAGAAAAAGGAGGCACAAGTGGATACAAAGAAAA GTAACAGGGATCCATCTCCAGTTCCATCCCCTGCCCCATCTGGATTATCAAGCAGCAATAATGTACCGTCGACGCAATCTTACACAAGTCCAAATAGTCACACAACTGTATCTCATCCACCTTCAACATCTACTGGACCATTTCAATATGAAACCTATCAGACTTTTGATTGGGATCTCTATTTGAAGGAAACAAATAGCACAGCGGCGTCAATCGAGTGTTTTAAACAG CATGAAATTCCACCAACTAATGAATTTAAGATCAATATGAAATTAGAAGCGTTAGATCCACGAAATTTAACGTCAACTTGTATCGCTACGGTAGTTGGCGTCCTTGGCCCGCGGTTGAGATTAAGATTAGATGGCTCTGATAACAAAAATGATTTCTGGCGGCTGGTTGATAGTAATGAGATACATCCGATAGGCCACTGCGAAAAATCTGGTGGGATGCTTCAACCGCCGTTAGGCTTTCGTATGAATGCTTCGAGTTGGCCAATGTTCCTCCTTAAAACTTTAAACGGTGCCGAAATGGCACCAgctaaagtatttaaaaaagaaccaaAGACACCACGATCTAATTTGTTTAAAGTTGGACATAAGTTAGAGgcaattgacaaaaaaaatccACAACTTATATGTACCGCGACTATCGGTGCAGTTAAGGATGAGATGATACATATAACATTTGACGGTTGGCGCGGTGCTTTTGATTACTGGTGTCGTTATGACTCTCGAGATATTTTCCCTGCCGGCTGGTGTTTCAAAAGCGGACATCCATTGCAGCCACCAAgacaaaaat CAGGTCCCAACAAATTTAGATCCAGGTCTACTGGATCTAACGTAATGTTAGTAATGGCAGTCTCAGGAAGCAATactaatactaataataatagtaacaaTAACAATAGAGAATCTGCAGTTGCATTAGTAAGTCCTACAGGCTCAAATGTACCACCACAGTTAGCCACAGAACCTGACACTAGCACAAATACCAAGCCGCTTGAAaacg TCACACTTTATGTCAATCATAAATGTTACTGTGGACCATATTTTGACTTTCGAAAAGTGAAAGCTATGCCAGCGCAATTTGGTACTGGTCCTATGACAACTGTTGCAAGAGATATTTTTCAAGCATTTTTAATGGCAGCCATGAATCCCAGCCAGATATTGGGCTTACTGAGAAATGGCGAAGGCGGCGAAACCATAAATTTGAGTATGGGAACTTTGAAAAAGCCTGCCGTTGTTAGATTACCTGTTTTCCTAGAAGAGGAAGATTTCTATACGTACATAAGACAGCAACTTGAAGATCTCCGTGCGTGTGAATATATGTTAGTTAGAAGGAAAGAACCCTGCATTAAATGTCCTAATACACCGCTACAACAACCGCAGTCTACTAATAATGAAGGAGCGAATAACATTGTAGGAGAGAAACGAAGATGGTCATCAGAAAGTCAGCAAAATTTAACGTCAACTCAACAACAACATGTACAACAAAATACTGTACAAAGTACAAATAATTCTACAGAAACACATATGCCTGCAAGCAAGCAAGCTCGCAAATCGGGTCCTG AGTTAGAAGCAGCGACGTCTACTACTCAATCTGAAACTTCGGGAAATCGTATTCCTTCTACTGAGCCGGCGGAATGGACTATTGAAGATGTAATACATTACATCGCTATTACAGATCCAGCGTTAGGACAGCATGCcgatttatttagaaaacat gaAATTGATGGCAAAGCTTTACTTCTTCTCAATAGTGACATGATGATGAAGTATATGGGACTGAAACTTGGGCCAGCACTTAAGATTTGTAATTTGGTAAACCGTATTAAAGGTAGAAGACATTTACTTATGTGA